The Amycolatopsis mongoliensis genome includes a window with the following:
- a CDS encoding sugar ABC transporter substrate-binding protein — MIQVAATAAVCGLVLAACGSTKDNASAPAAGGSPGGKVGATLPLLTSPFWQAYNNYVPQMAKSEGVDVLPTVNADSDPAKLITDIGTFLNQGVKGLVVTPLDSAAIVAGLKQAENKGVPVVAVDVAPESGKVAMVVRADNKAYGTKACDAIGAKVKSGKVVQIMGDLASVNGRDRSEAFRDCMKQKYPGVQVLEIPAEWKADKASSGLDSMLTANPDIKGVYMQAGGVYLAPTEQALKRKNLFFPVGDPKHIVLVSNDGIPQELAAIRAGELDATVSQPADAYAKYGLYWLKKAMAGETFKAGPTDHDSTIVEISPGILEDQLPAPVITKDNVDDKALWGNNL; from the coding sequence GTGATCCAGGTGGCCGCCACGGCCGCCGTCTGCGGCCTGGTGCTGGCCGCCTGCGGGTCCACTAAGGACAACGCGTCGGCGCCCGCGGCCGGCGGCAGCCCCGGCGGCAAGGTCGGGGCCACGCTGCCCCTGCTGACCTCGCCGTTCTGGCAGGCCTACAACAACTACGTGCCGCAGATGGCCAAGTCCGAGGGCGTCGACGTCCTCCCGACGGTCAACGCGGACAGCGACCCGGCGAAGCTGATCACCGACATCGGCACCTTCCTCAACCAGGGCGTCAAGGGCCTGGTCGTGACCCCGCTGGACTCGGCCGCCATCGTCGCCGGGCTCAAGCAGGCGGAGAACAAGGGCGTGCCGGTCGTCGCCGTCGACGTCGCCCCCGAGAGCGGCAAGGTCGCGATGGTGGTGCGGGCCGACAACAAGGCCTACGGCACCAAGGCGTGCGACGCGATCGGCGCGAAGGTCAAGTCCGGCAAGGTCGTGCAGATCATGGGCGACCTCGCGTCGGTCAACGGCCGCGACCGCTCGGAAGCCTTCCGCGACTGCATGAAGCAGAAGTACCCCGGCGTCCAGGTGCTGGAGATCCCGGCCGAGTGGAAGGCCGACAAGGCGTCCTCCGGGCTGGACAGCATGCTGACCGCGAACCCGGACATCAAGGGCGTCTACATGCAGGCCGGCGGCGTCTACCTGGCCCCGACCGAGCAGGCGCTCAAGCGCAAGAACCTGTTCTTCCCGGTCGGCGACCCGAAGCACATCGTGCTCGTCTCCAACGACGGCATCCCGCAGGAGCTGGCCGCGATCCGCGCCGGCGAACTGGACGCCACCGTGTCCCAGCCGGCCGATGCGTACGCGAAGTACGGCCTGTACTGGCTGAAGAAGGCCATGGCGGGCGAGACGTTCAAGGCCGGGCCGACCGACCACGACAGCACCATCGTCGAGATCAGCCCCGGCATCCTCGAGGACCAGCTGCCCGCGCCCGTCATCACCAAGGACAACGTGGACGACAAGGCCCTCTGGGGGAACAACCTGTGA
- a CDS encoding SDR family NAD(P)-dependent oxidoreductase: protein MSEFEGLVVAVTGGASGIGLAAATLLADRGAQVAVLDLKPDGTPFAGFRCDVSSDDEVRSAIDAVVERFGRLDVLVNNAGIGAQGDVTANDDDEWHRVFDVNVVGMVRLARAALPHLKNSPSAAIVNTCSIAAWAGLPSRALYSASKGAVLSLTLAMATDHLPDRIRVNCVCPGTADTPWVGRLLDAADDPAAERAALAARQPMGRLVTADEVANAIVYLASPLSASTTGTALAVDGGMYGLRPRGPVHHD from the coding sequence GTGAGTGAATTCGAGGGCCTGGTGGTCGCCGTCACCGGAGGCGCCTCGGGGATCGGTCTCGCGGCTGCCACCCTGCTGGCCGACCGCGGCGCTCAGGTGGCGGTGCTGGACCTGAAGCCGGACGGCACGCCGTTCGCGGGCTTCCGCTGTGACGTCTCCTCGGACGACGAAGTGCGCTCGGCGATCGACGCCGTCGTGGAACGCTTCGGACGCCTCGACGTCCTCGTCAACAACGCCGGGATCGGCGCGCAGGGCGACGTCACCGCCAACGACGACGACGAATGGCACCGCGTGTTCGACGTCAACGTCGTCGGCATGGTCCGGCTCGCGCGCGCCGCGCTGCCGCACCTGAAGAACTCGCCGTCCGCGGCGATCGTCAACACCTGCTCCATCGCGGCCTGGGCCGGCCTGCCCAGCCGCGCGCTCTACTCGGCCAGCAAGGGCGCGGTGCTCTCGCTGACCCTGGCCATGGCGACCGACCACCTGCCCGACCGGATCCGCGTCAACTGCGTGTGCCCCGGGACGGCGGACACCCCTTGGGTGGGCCGGCTGCTCGACGCCGCCGACGACCCGGCGGCCGAACGCGCCGCGCTCGCCGCCCGCCAGCCGATGGGCCGGCTGGTCACCGCCGACGAGGTCGCGAACGCCATCGTCTACCTCGCCAGCCCGCTCTCCGCCTCGACCACCGGCACCGCGCTCGCGGTCGACGGCGGCATGTACGGCCTGCGTCCCCGCGGGCCCGTGCACCACGACTAG
- a CDS encoding enolase C-terminal domain-like protein has protein sequence MAKIIGMEVLDVRFPTSRELDGSDAMNPDPDYSAAYVVLHADGGPDGYGLAFTIGRGNDVQAAAIRALAPHVVGREVPEDAAALGDLSRTLVGDSQFRWLGPEKGVAHMAVGAVVNAAWDLAARRAGFPVWQFAARMTPEELVSLVDFRYLSDALTEAEALDILRAAEPGRAERTKQLEANGYRAYSTSPGWLGYADAKLVRLAEQAVADGFEMIKLKVGGNVEDDVRRMKLARETVGPDVRIAVDANQRWDVQAAVDWMTELAPYDPYWIEEPTSPDDVLGHAAIAKALAPIRVATGEHVQNRVVFKQLLQANAISVLQLDAARVGGFNENLAILLLAAKFGVPVCPHAGGVGLCELVRHLSMFDFVAVSGTDADRSIEWVDHLHEHFTDPAVVERGRYLAPTAPGFSARMHDATLRRFRFPDGPEWTETASE, from the coding sequence ATGGCGAAGATCATCGGCATGGAGGTGCTGGACGTCCGGTTCCCGACCTCCCGGGAGCTGGACGGCTCGGACGCGATGAACCCCGACCCGGACTACTCCGCCGCCTACGTCGTGCTGCACGCCGACGGCGGCCCGGACGGCTACGGGCTCGCGTTCACCATCGGCCGCGGCAACGACGTCCAGGCCGCCGCGATCCGCGCGCTCGCCCCGCACGTCGTCGGCCGCGAGGTCCCCGAGGACGCGGCCGCGCTCGGCGACCTGTCGCGCACGCTCGTCGGCGACTCGCAGTTCCGCTGGCTGGGCCCGGAAAAGGGCGTCGCGCACATGGCGGTCGGGGCGGTGGTCAACGCCGCGTGGGACCTCGCCGCGCGCCGCGCCGGCTTCCCGGTCTGGCAGTTCGCGGCGCGCATGACGCCCGAAGAGCTCGTCTCCCTCGTCGACTTCCGGTACCTGAGCGACGCGCTCACCGAAGCCGAGGCCCTGGACATCCTGCGCGCGGCCGAGCCCGGCCGGGCCGAGCGCACGAAGCAGCTGGAAGCGAACGGCTACCGCGCTTACAGCACGTCCCCTGGCTGGCTCGGGTACGCCGACGCGAAGCTGGTGCGGCTGGCCGAACAAGCCGTCGCCGACGGCTTCGAGATGATCAAGCTGAAGGTCGGGGGCAACGTCGAGGACGACGTCCGGCGCATGAAGCTGGCCCGCGAGACCGTCGGCCCGGACGTCCGGATCGCCGTCGACGCCAACCAGCGCTGGGACGTCCAGGCCGCGGTCGACTGGATGACCGAGCTCGCGCCGTACGACCCGTACTGGATCGAAGAGCCGACGTCCCCGGACGACGTCCTCGGGCACGCCGCCATCGCGAAAGCGCTTGCGCCGATCCGCGTCGCCACCGGCGAGCACGTGCAGAACCGCGTCGTGTTCAAGCAGCTGCTGCAGGCGAACGCGATTTCGGTGCTGCAGCTGGACGCCGCCCGCGTCGGCGGGTTCAACGAGAACCTGGCCATCCTGCTGCTGGCCGCCAAGTTCGGCGTCCCGGTGTGCCCGCACGCCGGCGGGGTCGGGCTCTGCGAGCTCGTCCGGCACCTGTCGATGTTCGACTTCGTGGCGGTGTCCGGCACCGACGCGGACCGCTCGATCGAGTGGGTGGACCACCTGCACGAGCACTTCACCGACCCGGCCGTCGTCGAGCGCGGCCGGTACCTCGCCCCGACCGCCCCCGGGTTCTCCGCGCGCATGCACGACGCCACGCTGCGCCGGTTCCGCTTCCCGGACGGTCCCGAGTGGACGGAGACCGCAAGTGAGTGA
- a CDS encoding fumarylacetoacetate hydrolase family protein: MQLVRLGEPGSERPFVRADDGTTYGLSGLTADIDGGFLAADGVTRVAAALAAGELPEEDVTGLRAGSPIAQPGKVVCIGMNYRRHAEETGATPPTEPVVFMKAPDVVVGPGDDVLIPRGSVSTDWEVELGVVIGRTARYLDSVDDALEYVAGYVVSNDVSERALQFRTAQWDKGKSCENFNPLGPALVPAAEVPDPQELGLRLWVNGEKKQDSSTKDMIFSVAEIIHHLSQVMVLRPGDLINTGTPEGVALGQPDPKPYLRDGDVIELEIDGLGRQRQTARQA, encoded by the coding sequence GTGCAGCTTGTGCGCCTCGGGGAGCCGGGAAGTGAGCGTCCGTTCGTGCGTGCCGACGACGGCACGACCTACGGGCTGAGCGGCCTGACCGCCGACATCGACGGCGGTTTCCTCGCCGCGGACGGCGTCACCCGCGTGGCCGCCGCGCTCGCCGCCGGGGAACTGCCGGAAGAAGACGTCACCGGCCTGCGCGCGGGCTCGCCCATCGCCCAGCCCGGCAAGGTCGTCTGCATCGGCATGAACTACCGCCGCCACGCCGAGGAGACCGGCGCGACGCCGCCCACCGAGCCCGTCGTCTTCATGAAGGCGCCGGACGTCGTGGTCGGCCCGGGCGACGACGTCCTGATCCCGCGCGGGTCGGTCAGCACCGACTGGGAGGTCGAGCTCGGCGTCGTCATCGGCCGGACCGCGCGCTACCTCGACAGCGTCGACGACGCCCTGGAGTACGTCGCCGGCTACGTCGTCTCGAACGACGTTTCCGAACGTGCGCTGCAGTTCCGCACCGCCCAGTGGGACAAGGGCAAGTCGTGCGAGAACTTCAACCCCCTCGGCCCGGCGCTGGTCCCCGCGGCCGAGGTGCCCGACCCGCAGGAGCTCGGCCTGCGCCTGTGGGTCAACGGCGAGAAGAAGCAGGACTCCTCGACCAAGGACATGATCTTCTCCGTGGCCGAGATCATCCACCACCTCAGCCAGGTCATGGTGCTGCGCCCCGGCGACCTGATCAACACCGGCACGCCGGAGGGCGTCGCGCTCGGGCAGCCCGACCCCAAGCCCTACCTGCGCGACGGCGACGTGATCGAGCTGGAGATCGACGGCCTCGGCCGGCAGCGCCAGACCGCGAGGCAGGCCTGA
- a CDS encoding multidrug effflux MFS transporter translates to MTTTAERTATSRRAQLKLVLILGGLSAFGPLSIDMYLPALPRMAADLHAADTTVQLTLSAFIAGLALGQLVLGPLSDALGRRRPLLVGLVLYVVGSVLCAVSPDAWLLVAARGVQSLGAAAGIVIARATVRDLFSGTAMTKFFSTLMLVSGLAPILAPLIGGQLLNWTSWRGVFVVLTAFGALLLAVVAFFFPEPSSNRSPARLGQVMRTYGRLALDRTFAGYALASGLLFASMFAYISGSSFALQGVYGLSPQAYSVVFGVNGVGIVLAGRLNGWLVGRIHERALLFSGLLLGVFGGVSTLVTALTRAPLALLLVALFLLVSSIGLVMPNTSSLALASHARSAGAASALLGVLQFVVGAAATPLVGLGGPGTAVPMAATMAGFALLALAAFLVLARPAQVVVSV, encoded by the coding sequence ATGACCACCACGGCGGAACGTACCGCGACGAGCAGGCGGGCGCAGCTGAAGCTCGTCCTCATCCTCGGCGGTCTCTCGGCGTTCGGGCCACTGTCGATCGACATGTACCTGCCCGCGCTGCCGCGGATGGCGGCCGACCTGCACGCGGCGGACACGACGGTCCAGCTGACGCTCAGCGCGTTCATCGCCGGCCTGGCCCTGGGCCAGCTGGTGCTCGGACCGCTGTCGGACGCCCTGGGGCGCCGTCGCCCGCTCCTGGTGGGCCTGGTGCTGTACGTCGTGGGCTCGGTGTTGTGCGCGGTGAGCCCGGACGCGTGGCTGCTGGTCGCGGCGCGGGGCGTGCAGTCCCTCGGCGCGGCGGCCGGCATCGTGATCGCGCGGGCCACGGTGCGGGATCTGTTCTCCGGCACCGCGATGACGAAGTTCTTCTCGACGCTGATGCTGGTGAGCGGGCTGGCCCCGATCCTGGCGCCGCTGATCGGCGGGCAGCTGCTGAACTGGACGTCGTGGCGCGGGGTGTTCGTCGTGCTGACGGCGTTCGGCGCGCTGCTGCTGGCCGTGGTGGCGTTCTTCTTCCCGGAGCCGTCCTCGAACCGCTCCCCCGCGCGGCTCGGCCAGGTGATGCGGACGTACGGCCGGCTGGCGCTGGACCGCACGTTCGCGGGCTACGCGCTGGCGTCGGGACTGCTGTTCGCGTCGATGTTCGCCTACATCTCCGGGTCGTCGTTCGCGCTGCAGGGGGTGTACGGGCTCAGCCCGCAGGCCTACAGCGTGGTGTTCGGCGTGAACGGCGTCGGCATCGTGCTGGCGGGCCGGCTCAACGGGTGGCTCGTGGGACGGATCCACGAGCGGGCGCTGCTGTTTTCCGGCTTGCTGCTGGGCGTTTTCGGCGGGGTTTCGACACTGGTCACCGCCCTGACCCGCGCGCCCTTGGCCCTGCTGCTGGTGGCACTGTTCCTGCTGGTGTCGAGCATCGGCCTGGTGATGCCGAACACGAGCTCGCTGGCACTGGCGTCCCACGCGCGGTCGGCGGGCGCGGCATCGGCGTTGCTGGGAGTGCTGCAGTTCGTCGTGGGCGCCGCGGCGACGCCGCTGGTCGGGCTCGGCGGGCCGGGGACGGCGGTGCCGATGGCCGCGACGATGGCGGGATTCGCCCTGCTGGCCCTGGCGGCGTTCCTGGTCCTGGCTCGCCCGGCGCAAGTTGTCGTGAGTGTTTAG
- a CDS encoding MerR family transcriptional regulator has translation MLTIGQLAGYVGVTAKTIRVYHAKGLLPEPPRDASGYRRYSAADAVELIKIRTLAEAGVPLARIRELRAGGGLREALRQIDDDLSARIDGLRATQERLRQLAGGQLSALPTDVVEFLSGLPGLGFSERWVALQHDLWLLVFATHPETARANFRDQSSMLADPELLSIVLEYDRVHDLDPRDPRVDALADKLISATHARYGAELPSYDQGSAIPALVQGAVNASSPAWRRLDSLLRERLR, from the coding sequence GTGCTCACCATCGGACAGCTCGCCGGGTACGTCGGGGTGACGGCCAAGACGATCCGCGTCTACCACGCCAAGGGTCTCCTCCCCGAGCCGCCGCGCGACGCGTCCGGCTACCGGCGCTACAGCGCGGCCGACGCCGTCGAGCTGATCAAGATCCGCACGCTCGCCGAGGCCGGAGTCCCCTTGGCGCGCATCCGCGAGCTCCGCGCCGGCGGCGGGCTCCGCGAGGCCCTGCGGCAGATCGACGACGACCTGTCCGCGCGCATCGACGGCCTCCGCGCCACCCAGGAACGGCTCCGGCAGCTGGCCGGCGGGCAGCTGTCCGCACTGCCGACCGACGTCGTGGAGTTCCTTTCCGGCCTGCCCGGTCTCGGGTTCAGCGAGCGGTGGGTGGCCCTGCAGCACGACCTGTGGCTGCTGGTGTTCGCCACCCATCCCGAAACCGCCCGCGCGAACTTCCGGGACCAGTCGTCGATGCTGGCCGACCCGGAGCTGCTGTCGATCGTTCTCGAGTACGACCGCGTGCACGACCTCGACCCCCGGGACCCCCGCGTCGACGCGCTCGCCGACAAGCTCATCTCGGCGACGCACGCCCGCTACGGCGCAGAACTTCCTTCGTACGACCAGGGTTCCGCGATCCCGGCACTGGTGCAGGGCGCGGTCAACGCGTCCTCGCCCGCTTGGCGACGCCTCGACTCCCTGCTCCGCGAACGCCTCAGGTGA
- a CDS encoding NAD(P)/FAD-dependent oxidoreductase encodes MPEPRKIVIVGAGLGGASAAAALRERGYGGEVLLMGADPHRPYALPPLSKGVLLGTTDEPDWVHEEKYYTEHDIRFSPGVTATRLELGARLVLDDAGGEHRYDRLVLATGSRPRSLPAPGGDLPGLYTLRSLDDSLKLRSAFAAAERVVIVGAGWIGSEAAAAARAHNADVTVVDPVPVPLANVVGETVGGVFRDLHAEKGVHWRLGEQVAEITGGPDGVRGVRLSGGDELTADVVLIAVGAAPRVELAHAAGLELSDDGGVCVDAGLRTAAPDVYAVGDIAAHFHPRYGHRIRVEHWANAKDQGAHVAQNLLGENEPFLGSPYFFTDQYELGCEYRGLADPVADELVVRGDLGAREFTAFWLRDGEVAAAMNVNMWDDGDALGALVDGRAKVTAEQLKTADLASLT; translated from the coding sequence ATGCCGGAGCCGCGGAAGATCGTCATCGTCGGGGCGGGCCTGGGTGGTGCGTCGGCCGCGGCCGCGTTGCGCGAACGCGGCTACGGCGGCGAAGTCCTGCTGATGGGCGCCGACCCGCACCGGCCGTACGCACTGCCGCCGCTGTCGAAGGGCGTCCTGCTCGGCACCACCGACGAACCCGACTGGGTGCACGAAGAGAAGTACTACACGGAGCACGACATCCGGTTCAGCCCCGGCGTCACCGCGACCCGGCTCGAGCTGGGCGCGCGGCTGGTGCTGGACGACGCGGGCGGCGAGCACCGCTACGACCGGCTCGTGCTGGCGACCGGTTCGCGGCCCCGCTCGCTCCCGGCGCCCGGCGGCGACCTGCCGGGCCTGTACACGTTGCGCAGCCTCGACGACTCGCTCAAGCTGCGGTCCGCGTTCGCCGCGGCGGAGCGCGTGGTGATCGTCGGCGCCGGCTGGATCGGCTCGGAAGCCGCCGCCGCGGCCCGTGCGCACAACGCCGACGTGACGGTCGTGGACCCGGTTCCGGTGCCGCTGGCGAACGTCGTCGGCGAGACGGTCGGCGGGGTGTTCCGGGACCTGCACGCGGAAAAGGGCGTCCACTGGCGGCTGGGCGAGCAGGTCGCGGAGATCACCGGCGGCCCGGACGGCGTCCGCGGCGTCCGGCTGAGCGGCGGCGACGAGCTGACGGCGGACGTGGTGCTGATCGCGGTCGGCGCGGCACCCCGGGTGGAGCTGGCCCACGCGGCGGGCCTCGAGCTGTCCGACGACGGCGGGGTGTGCGTGGACGCGGGCCTGCGCACGGCGGCCCCGGACGTGTACGCGGTGGGCGACATCGCGGCCCACTTCCACCCGCGCTACGGCCACCGGATCCGCGTGGAGCACTGGGCGAACGCGAAGGACCAGGGCGCGCACGTGGCGCAGAACCTGCTGGGGGAGAACGAACCGTTCCTCGGGTCGCCGTACTTCTTCACGGACCAGTACGAGCTGGGCTGCGAGTACCGGGGGCTGGCGGACCCGGTGGCGGACGAGCTGGTGGTCCGCGGCGACCTGGGCGCGCGCGAGTTCACGGCGTTCTGGCTGCGCGACGGCGAAGTGGCCGCGGCGATGAACGTGAACATGTGGGACGACGGGGACGCCCTGGGGGCTTTGGTCGACGGCCGGGCGAAGGTGACGGCGGAGCAGCTCAAGACGGCGGACCTGGCGTCGCTCACCTGA
- a CDS encoding SDR family oxidoreductase — MTTYFVTGATGFIGKRLVARLLRRPETSAVYALVRETSRERLAALAQDRPGADKLHPVVGDLAEPRLGVDPAAMGHLDHVVHLGAVYDLTAGEDANRRANVDGTRHLLAFASAAEAGLVHHVSSIAVAGDHAGRFTEADFDLGQHFGSPYHATKFQAEKLVREQSLPFRVYRPSAVVGDSRTGEMDKVDGPYYFLPAISRLAALPARLPLAAPGLGATNLVPVDYVVEAMEYLMHRDAPSGATYHLAAARPQSLNSVYNAFARAAGGPTIRAVLPPRPSGVVRRVGTRLAHAAANGVDRVPGGRATRAAVLDELGIPLDVLPHLSMDVVFDTARTTTALFGSGIELPELRDYAAPLYRYWQAHLDPDRARRHPGLAGRTVLITGASSGIGRASALAVARKGAKVILVARRASELEEVRDEITAAGGAAAAYPCDLTDGDAVDALVKDVLGEHGAVDMLVNNAGRSIRRSVALSTERFHDYERTMAINYFGPVRLILGFLPSMAQRRFGHVVNVTTQGLQTDTPRFSAYLASKAALEEFGLTAGRETLSDGVTFTSVRMPLVRTPMIAPTGYRGIPSSSPERAAALVVKALEERPEILSLPEGRAAELATLTAPKLARFAAHLAYRAMPESAPEARGLDRRPAPAAFAAAVTRLFWRRRA, encoded by the coding sequence ATGACGACCTACTTCGTGACGGGCGCGACGGGCTTCATCGGGAAACGCCTGGTCGCCCGCCTGCTGCGGCGGCCGGAGACGTCCGCCGTGTACGCACTGGTCCGCGAGACCTCCCGGGAGCGCCTGGCCGCACTGGCCCAGGACCGGCCGGGCGCGGACAAGCTCCATCCCGTGGTCGGCGACCTCGCCGAGCCCCGGCTCGGCGTCGACCCCGCCGCGATGGGGCACCTCGACCACGTCGTCCACCTCGGAGCGGTCTACGACCTCACCGCCGGCGAGGACGCCAACCGGCGCGCCAACGTCGACGGCACCCGGCACCTGCTCGCCTTCGCCTCGGCCGCGGAGGCGGGGCTGGTGCACCACGTGTCCTCGATCGCCGTCGCGGGCGACCACGCCGGGCGGTTCACCGAGGCCGACTTCGACCTCGGCCAGCACTTCGGCTCGCCGTACCACGCGACGAAGTTCCAGGCCGAAAAGCTCGTCCGCGAGCAGTCCCTGCCCTTCCGCGTCTACCGGCCCTCGGCCGTCGTCGGCGACTCGCGCACCGGCGAGATGGACAAGGTCGACGGCCCGTACTACTTCCTGCCCGCCATCTCGCGGCTGGCGGCGCTGCCCGCGCGGCTCCCGCTCGCCGCCCCCGGCCTCGGCGCGACGAACCTGGTGCCCGTCGACTACGTCGTCGAAGCGATGGAGTACCTGATGCACCGGGACGCGCCGTCCGGGGCGACCTACCACCTCGCCGCCGCGCGGCCGCAGTCGCTCAACTCCGTCTACAACGCCTTCGCGCGCGCCGCCGGCGGGCCGACGATCCGGGCCGTGCTACCGCCGCGGCCGTCCGGCGTGGTGCGGCGCGTGGGCACCCGGCTGGCGCACGCGGCGGCGAACGGCGTCGACCGCGTGCCCGGCGGCCGGGCCACCCGCGCCGCCGTCCTGGACGAGCTGGGCATCCCCCTGGACGTGCTGCCGCACCTGAGCATGGACGTCGTCTTCGACACCGCGCGCACCACGACCGCGTTGTTCGGCAGCGGGATCGAGCTGCCGGAGCTGCGGGACTACGCCGCGCCGCTCTACCGGTACTGGCAGGCCCACCTCGACCCCGACCGCGCGCGCCGTCACCCCGGCCTGGCCGGGCGCACGGTGCTGATCACCGGCGCGTCGTCCGGGATCGGCCGGGCGTCGGCGCTCGCCGTGGCCCGCAAGGGCGCGAAGGTGATCCTCGTGGCCCGCCGCGCTTCGGAGCTGGAGGAAGTCCGGGACGAGATCACCGCGGCCGGCGGTGCCGCGGCGGCGTACCCGTGCGACCTCACCGACGGCGACGCCGTCGACGCGCTGGTCAAGGACGTGCTCGGCGAGCACGGCGCGGTCGACATGCTGGTGAACAACGCCGGCCGGTCGATCCGGCGCTCGGTCGCGCTGTCCACGGAACGCTTCCACGACTACGAGCGCACGATGGCCATCAACTACTTCGGGCCGGTGCGGCTGATCCTCGGCTTCCTGCCGTCGATGGCGCAGCGCCGGTTCGGCCACGTCGTCAACGTCACGACCCAGGGCCTGCAGACCGACACCCCGCGCTTTTCGGCCTACCTGGCGTCGAAAGCGGCGCTGGAGGAGTTCGGGCTGACGGCCGGGCGCGAGACGCTGTCGGACGGCGTCACGTTCACGTCGGTGCGGATGCCGCTGGTGCGGACGCCGATGATCGCGCCGACCGGCTACCGCGGCATCCCGTCGAGCAGCCCGGAACGCGCGGCCGCGCTGGTGGTGAAGGCGCTGGAGGAGCGGCCGGAGATCCTCAGCCTGCCCGAAGGCCGGGCCGCCGAGCTGGCGACGCTCACCGCGCCGAAGCTCGCCCGGTTCGCCGCGCACCTCGCCTACCGGGCGATGCCGGAGTCGGCGCCCGAGGCCCGCGGCCTCGATCGCCGGCCCGCGCCGGCGGCGTTCGCGGCGGCGGTCACCCGCCTGTTCTGGCGCCGCCGCGCTTGA
- a CDS encoding FAD-dependent oxidoreductase, with product MNVTIIGAGLGGLTLARVLHVHGIPATVYEAEPSPMARTQGGMLDIHDYNGQLAVEAAGLVAEFRELVLEGRQAMRILDRDGNLLYEKTDDGTGGRPEVQRGELRRMLLDALPEGTVRWGHKVEGVRTLGDGRHEVTFEDGTAVGTDLLVGADGAWSKVRSLLTDATPDYEGTAFVETYLFLADSRHPETAEAVGGGSMVAHGGSPDEGINAHRESGDTLHTYVALTRPLEWFAAIDFTDPAAAAARVAAEFEGWAPELTALITDGDTAPVLRPHYALPAGLRWDRVPGVTLVGDAAHLAAPNGEGVNLAMLDGAELGQALAAHPGDVEAAIAQYEEAMFVRAATPVDDAVLLESLFGDDVPESLLELVRGEQG from the coding sequence ATGAACGTCACGATCATCGGCGCCGGCCTCGGCGGCCTCACCCTCGCGCGGGTCCTGCACGTCCACGGCATCCCCGCCACGGTCTACGAGGCCGAGCCGTCGCCGATGGCGCGCACGCAGGGCGGGATGCTCGACATCCACGACTACAACGGGCAGCTCGCCGTCGAAGCCGCCGGCCTGGTGGCGGAGTTCCGCGAGCTCGTCCTCGAAGGCCGCCAGGCGATGCGGATCCTCGACCGGGACGGGAACCTGCTGTACGAGAAGACCGACGACGGCACGGGAGGCCGTCCCGAAGTGCAGCGCGGCGAGCTGCGCCGCATGCTGCTGGACGCGCTCCCGGAGGGCACAGTCCGCTGGGGGCACAAGGTCGAGGGGGTCCGCACCCTCGGCGACGGCCGCCACGAAGTCACTTTCGAGGACGGCACCGCTGTCGGCACGGACCTGCTCGTCGGCGCGGACGGCGCCTGGTCGAAGGTCCGGTCGCTGCTGACCGACGCCACTCCGGACTACGAAGGCACGGCGTTCGTCGAGACCTACCTGTTCCTCGCCGACTCCCGTCACCCCGAGACGGCCGAGGCGGTCGGCGGCGGGTCGATGGTCGCGCACGGCGGCTCGCCGGACGAGGGGATCAACGCCCACCGGGAAAGCGGCGACACGCTGCACACCTACGTGGCGCTCACCCGGCCGCTGGAGTGGTTCGCCGCCATCGACTTCACCGATCCGGCCGCGGCCGCCGCGCGCGTCGCGGCGGAGTTCGAGGGCTGGGCGCCGGAGCTCACCGCGTTGATCACCGACGGGGACACCGCCCCGGTCCTGCGCCCGCACTACGCGTTGCCGGCCGGGCTCCGGTGGGATCGCGTGCCGGGGGTGACGCTCGTCGGCGACGCGGCGCACCTCGCGGCGCCGAACGGCGAAGGCGTCAACCTGGCGATGCTCGACGGCGCGGAGCTCGGCCAGGCTCTCGCCGCGCACCCGGGCGATGTCGAAGCCGCCATCGCGCAGTACGAGGAGGCCATGTTCGTCCGCGCCGCGACGCCCGTCGACGACGCCGTCCTCCTCGAGAGCCTGTTCGGCGACGACGTCCCGGAGAGCCTGCTCGAGCTGGTCCGGGGCGAGCAGGGCTAA